One window of Esox lucius isolate fEsoLuc1 chromosome 25, fEsoLuc1.pri, whole genome shotgun sequence genomic DNA carries:
- the spock3 gene encoding testican-3 isoform X3, which yields MRATVRCLARRERVWVTVGTNGSRQTKRVASMRHQLQNINKMLSVAVLCVCAIAGGVSARSDSGNFLDDKWLTARWDKFRDEVEEPGTWNPGKPFDKALNPAKDPCLKIKCSRHKVCVAEDDQTATCVSQRRVSMKEPSLSLSPQSHCERCPVVHPSPVCGTDQRTYPTKCKLDYQACVSGKQISVKCSGQCPCQSVQPEYSTAEKTDCSESDLKEVVGRLRDWFRVLHENGDNKKIKIHKPLNNKFSQWEGPICKDPIGWMFSRLDTNSDLLLDQSELSRLGLDRKEGCSDTLFTSCDTHSGTHSNTLLLSSAEWCTCFQKYTDTPCRSELTSINKKQAGKKLLGQYLPVCDVEGYYQSHQCHSSSGQCWCVDRYGNEVAGSRTHGVADCGVVLESSGDQSSGDSHFSDDDDEDFSFVLNDQPQVDDEDDEDDYEGEEGYLS from the exons ATGCGCGCAACCGTACGGTGCTTAGCgcggagagagagagtctgGGTGACAGTTGGAACTAACGGCAGCAGACAGACGAAGCGGGTAGCTAGTATGCGACATCAGCTACAGAATATTAACAAG ATGTTGAGCGTGgccgtgctgtgtgtgtgtgcaatcgCCGGTGGAGTATCCGCGCGTTCTGACAGCGGTAATTTTCTCGATGACAAGTGGTTAACCGCACGGTGGGACAAATTCCGGGAC GAAGTGGAG GAGCCTGGAACCTGGAATCCTGGGAAACCATTTGATAAAG cACTAAACCCAGCTAAAGATCCATGTCTGAAAATCAAGTGTAGCCGTCACAAAGTGTGTGTTGCCGAGGACGACCAGACAGCTACATGTGTAAGCCAGAGGAGAGTCAG TATGAAGGAACCAAGTCTGTCTCTAAGTCCACAGTCTCACTGTGAACGCTGCCCAGTGGTCCATCCTTCACCCGTCTGTGGGACTGACCAACGCACCTACCCCACCAAG TGTAAACTGGACTACCAGGCATGTGTCTCTGGGAAGCAGATATCAGTGAAGTGTTCTGGGCAGTGTCCCTGCCAATCTGTTCAGCCTGAATACAGCACCGCAGAGaagacag actgcaGCGAGTCAGACCTGAAAGAAGTTGTGGGCCGGTTGAGAGACTGGTTCAGAGTTCTACATGaaaatggagacaacaagaagATAAAGATCCACAAACCTCTGAATAACA AGTTTAGCCAGTGGGAGGGGCCAATCTGTAAGGACCCTATTGGTTGGATGTTCTCACGCCTCGACACAAACTCGGACCTCCTGCTGGACCAATCAGAGCTGAGCAGACTGGGACTAGACAGGAAGGAGGGCTGCTCCGACACCCTCTTCACTTCCTGTGACACACATTCTGGtacacactccaacacacttCTCCTGTCCAGTGCAGAATGGTGTACTTGCTTCCAGAAGTACACAG ACACCCCTTGTCGGTCAGAACTCACCAGCATCAACAAGAAACAGGCTGGCAAGAAACTACTGG GCCAGTACCTGCCTGTGTGTGATGTTGAAGGTTATTACCAGTCACACCAGTGTCACAGCAGCAGTGgacagtgttggtgtgtggaTCGCTACGGTAACGAGGTGGCAGGCTCACGGACCCATGGTGTAGCAGACTGTG GCGTAGTGTTGGAATCATCTGGAGATCAGAGCAGCGGAGACTCTCATTTTTCTGACGACGATGATGAAGATTTTTCTTTTGTCCTAAATGATCAGCCCCAAGTAGAcgatgaagatgatgaagatgactatgagggagaggagggctACCTGTCATAG
- the spock3 gene encoding testican-3 isoform X4, translated as MRATVRCLARRERVWVTVGTNGSRQTKRVASMRHQLQNINKMLSVAVLCVCAIAGGVSARSDSGNFLDDKWLTARWDKFRDEPGTWNPGKPFDKALNPAKDPCLKIKCSRHKVCVAEDDQTATCVSQRRVSMKEPSLSLSPQSHCERCPVVHPSPVCGTDQRTYPTKCKLDYQACVSGKQISVKCSGQCPCQSVQPEYSTAEKTDCSESDLKEVVGRLRDWFRVLHENGDNKKIKIHKPLNNKFSQWEGPICKDPIGWMFSRLDTNSDLLLDQSELSRLGLDRKEGCSDTLFTSCDTHSGTHSNTLLLSSAEWCTCFQKYTDTPCRSELTSINKKQAGKKLLGQYLPVCDVEGYYQSHQCHSSSGQCWCVDRYGNEVAGSRTHGVADCGVVLESSGDQSSGDSHFSDDDDEDFSFVLNDQPQVDDEDDEDDYEGEEGYLS; from the exons ATGCGCGCAACCGTACGGTGCTTAGCgcggagagagagagtctgGGTGACAGTTGGAACTAACGGCAGCAGACAGACGAAGCGGGTAGCTAGTATGCGACATCAGCTACAGAATATTAACAAG ATGTTGAGCGTGgccgtgctgtgtgtgtgtgcaatcgCCGGTGGAGTATCCGCGCGTTCTGACAGCGGTAATTTTCTCGATGACAAGTGGTTAACCGCACGGTGGGACAAATTCCGGGAC GAGCCTGGAACCTGGAATCCTGGGAAACCATTTGATAAAG cACTAAACCCAGCTAAAGATCCATGTCTGAAAATCAAGTGTAGCCGTCACAAAGTGTGTGTTGCCGAGGACGACCAGACAGCTACATGTGTAAGCCAGAGGAGAGTCAG TATGAAGGAACCAAGTCTGTCTCTAAGTCCACAGTCTCACTGTGAACGCTGCCCAGTGGTCCATCCTTCACCCGTCTGTGGGACTGACCAACGCACCTACCCCACCAAG TGTAAACTGGACTACCAGGCATGTGTCTCTGGGAAGCAGATATCAGTGAAGTGTTCTGGGCAGTGTCCCTGCCAATCTGTTCAGCCTGAATACAGCACCGCAGAGaagacag actgcaGCGAGTCAGACCTGAAAGAAGTTGTGGGCCGGTTGAGAGACTGGTTCAGAGTTCTACATGaaaatggagacaacaagaagATAAAGATCCACAAACCTCTGAATAACA AGTTTAGCCAGTGGGAGGGGCCAATCTGTAAGGACCCTATTGGTTGGATGTTCTCACGCCTCGACACAAACTCGGACCTCCTGCTGGACCAATCAGAGCTGAGCAGACTGGGACTAGACAGGAAGGAGGGCTGCTCCGACACCCTCTTCACTTCCTGTGACACACATTCTGGtacacactccaacacacttCTCCTGTCCAGTGCAGAATGGTGTACTTGCTTCCAGAAGTACACAG ACACCCCTTGTCGGTCAGAACTCACCAGCATCAACAAGAAACAGGCTGGCAAGAAACTACTGG GCCAGTACCTGCCTGTGTGTGATGTTGAAGGTTATTACCAGTCACACCAGTGTCACAGCAGCAGTGgacagtgttggtgtgtggaTCGCTACGGTAACGAGGTGGCAGGCTCACGGACCCATGGTGTAGCAGACTGTG GCGTAGTGTTGGAATCATCTGGAGATCAGAGCAGCGGAGACTCTCATTTTTCTGACGACGATGATGAAGATTTTTCTTTTGTCCTAAATGATCAGCCCCAAGTAGAcgatgaagatgatgaagatgactatgagggagaggagggctACCTGTCATAG
- the spock3 gene encoding testican-3 isoform X1, with the protein MRATVRCLARRERVWVTVGTNGSRQTKRVASMRHQLQNINKMLSVAVLCVCAIAGGVSARSDSGNFLDDKWLTARWDKFRDEVEEPGTWNPGKPFDKALNPAKDPCLKIKCSRHKVCVAEDDQTATCVSQRRVSMKEPSLSLSPQSHCERCPVVHPSPVCGTDQRTYPTKVTQNDRHRYPTKVTQNDRHRYPTKVTQNDRHRYPTKVTQNDRHRYPTKVTQNDRHRYPTKVTQNDRHRYSTKVTQNDRHRYSTKVTQNNRQSYPTKCKLDYQACVSGKQISVKCSGQCPCQSVQPEYSTAEKTDCSESDLKEVVGRLRDWFRVLHENGDNKKIKIHKPLNNKFSQWEGPICKDPIGWMFSRLDTNSDLLLDQSELSRLGLDRKEGCSDTLFTSCDTHSGTHSNTLLLSSAEWCTCFQKYTDTPCRSELTSINKKQAGKKLLGQYLPVCDVEGYYQSHQCHSSSGQCWCVDRYGNEVAGSRTHGVADCGVVLESSGDQSSGDSHFSDDDDEDFSFVLNDQPQVDDEDDEDDYEGEEGYLS; encoded by the exons ATGCGCGCAACCGTACGGTGCTTAGCgcggagagagagagtctgGGTGACAGTTGGAACTAACGGCAGCAGACAGACGAAGCGGGTAGCTAGTATGCGACATCAGCTACAGAATATTAACAAG ATGTTGAGCGTGgccgtgctgtgtgtgtgtgcaatcgCCGGTGGAGTATCCGCGCGTTCTGACAGCGGTAATTTTCTCGATGACAAGTGGTTAACCGCACGGTGGGACAAATTCCGGGAC GAAGTGGAG GAGCCTGGAACCTGGAATCCTGGGAAACCATTTGATAAAG cACTAAACCCAGCTAAAGATCCATGTCTGAAAATCAAGTGTAGCCGTCACAAAGTGTGTGTTGCCGAGGACGACCAGACAGCTACATGTGTAAGCCAGAGGAGAGTCAG TATGAAGGAACCAAGTCTGTCTCTAAGTCCACAGTCTCACTGTGAACGCTGCCCAGTGGTCCATCCTTCACCCGTCTGTGGGACTGACCAACGCACCTACCCCACCAAG GTAACACAAAACGACAGACACAGATACCCCACCAAGGTAACACAAAACGACAGACACAGATACCCCACCAAGGTAACACAAAACGACAGACACAGATACCCCACCAAGGTAACACAAAACGACAGACACAGATACCCCACCAAGGTAACACAAAACGACAGACACAGATACCCCACCAAGGTAACACAAAACGACAGACACAGATACTCCACCAAGGTAACACAAAACGACAGACACAGATACTCCACCAAggtaacacaaaacaacagacaaAGCTACCCCACCAAg TGTAAACTGGACTACCAGGCATGTGTCTCTGGGAAGCAGATATCAGTGAAGTGTTCTGGGCAGTGTCCCTGCCAATCTGTTCAGCCTGAATACAGCACCGCAGAGaagacag actgcaGCGAGTCAGACCTGAAAGAAGTTGTGGGCCGGTTGAGAGACTGGTTCAGAGTTCTACATGaaaatggagacaacaagaagATAAAGATCCACAAACCTCTGAATAACA AGTTTAGCCAGTGGGAGGGGCCAATCTGTAAGGACCCTATTGGTTGGATGTTCTCACGCCTCGACACAAACTCGGACCTCCTGCTGGACCAATCAGAGCTGAGCAGACTGGGACTAGACAGGAAGGAGGGCTGCTCCGACACCCTCTTCACTTCCTGTGACACACATTCTGGtacacactccaacacacttCTCCTGTCCAGTGCAGAATGGTGTACTTGCTTCCAGAAGTACACAG ACACCCCTTGTCGGTCAGAACTCACCAGCATCAACAAGAAACAGGCTGGCAAGAAACTACTGG GCCAGTACCTGCCTGTGTGTGATGTTGAAGGTTATTACCAGTCACACCAGTGTCACAGCAGCAGTGgacagtgttggtgtgtggaTCGCTACGGTAACGAGGTGGCAGGCTCACGGACCCATGGTGTAGCAGACTGTG GCGTAGTGTTGGAATCATCTGGAGATCAGAGCAGCGGAGACTCTCATTTTTCTGACGACGATGATGAAGATTTTTCTTTTGTCCTAAATGATCAGCCCCAAGTAGAcgatgaagatgatgaagatgactatgagggagaggagggctACCTGTCATAG
- the spock3 gene encoding testican-3 isoform X2 produces the protein MRATVRCLARRERVWVTVGTNGSRQTKRVASMRHQLQNINKMLSVAVLCVCAIAGGVSARSDSGNFLDDKWLTARWDKFRDEPGTWNPGKPFDKALNPAKDPCLKIKCSRHKVCVAEDDQTATCVSQRRVSMKEPSLSLSPQSHCERCPVVHPSPVCGTDQRTYPTKVTQNDRHRYPTKVTQNDRHRYPTKVTQNDRHRYPTKVTQNDRHRYPTKVTQNDRHRYPTKVTQNDRHRYSTKVTQNDRHRYSTKVTQNNRQSYPTKCKLDYQACVSGKQISVKCSGQCPCQSVQPEYSTAEKTDCSESDLKEVVGRLRDWFRVLHENGDNKKIKIHKPLNNKFSQWEGPICKDPIGWMFSRLDTNSDLLLDQSELSRLGLDRKEGCSDTLFTSCDTHSGTHSNTLLLSSAEWCTCFQKYTDTPCRSELTSINKKQAGKKLLGQYLPVCDVEGYYQSHQCHSSSGQCWCVDRYGNEVAGSRTHGVADCGVVLESSGDQSSGDSHFSDDDDEDFSFVLNDQPQVDDEDDEDDYEGEEGYLS, from the exons ATGCGCGCAACCGTACGGTGCTTAGCgcggagagagagagtctgGGTGACAGTTGGAACTAACGGCAGCAGACAGACGAAGCGGGTAGCTAGTATGCGACATCAGCTACAGAATATTAACAAG ATGTTGAGCGTGgccgtgctgtgtgtgtgtgcaatcgCCGGTGGAGTATCCGCGCGTTCTGACAGCGGTAATTTTCTCGATGACAAGTGGTTAACCGCACGGTGGGACAAATTCCGGGAC GAGCCTGGAACCTGGAATCCTGGGAAACCATTTGATAAAG cACTAAACCCAGCTAAAGATCCATGTCTGAAAATCAAGTGTAGCCGTCACAAAGTGTGTGTTGCCGAGGACGACCAGACAGCTACATGTGTAAGCCAGAGGAGAGTCAG TATGAAGGAACCAAGTCTGTCTCTAAGTCCACAGTCTCACTGTGAACGCTGCCCAGTGGTCCATCCTTCACCCGTCTGTGGGACTGACCAACGCACCTACCCCACCAAG GTAACACAAAACGACAGACACAGATACCCCACCAAGGTAACACAAAACGACAGACACAGATACCCCACCAAGGTAACACAAAACGACAGACACAGATACCCCACCAAGGTAACACAAAACGACAGACACAGATACCCCACCAAGGTAACACAAAACGACAGACACAGATACCCCACCAAGGTAACACAAAACGACAGACACAGATACTCCACCAAGGTAACACAAAACGACAGACACAGATACTCCACCAAggtaacacaaaacaacagacaaAGCTACCCCACCAAg TGTAAACTGGACTACCAGGCATGTGTCTCTGGGAAGCAGATATCAGTGAAGTGTTCTGGGCAGTGTCCCTGCCAATCTGTTCAGCCTGAATACAGCACCGCAGAGaagacag actgcaGCGAGTCAGACCTGAAAGAAGTTGTGGGCCGGTTGAGAGACTGGTTCAGAGTTCTACATGaaaatggagacaacaagaagATAAAGATCCACAAACCTCTGAATAACA AGTTTAGCCAGTGGGAGGGGCCAATCTGTAAGGACCCTATTGGTTGGATGTTCTCACGCCTCGACACAAACTCGGACCTCCTGCTGGACCAATCAGAGCTGAGCAGACTGGGACTAGACAGGAAGGAGGGCTGCTCCGACACCCTCTTCACTTCCTGTGACACACATTCTGGtacacactccaacacacttCTCCTGTCCAGTGCAGAATGGTGTACTTGCTTCCAGAAGTACACAG ACACCCCTTGTCGGTCAGAACTCACCAGCATCAACAAGAAACAGGCTGGCAAGAAACTACTGG GCCAGTACCTGCCTGTGTGTGATGTTGAAGGTTATTACCAGTCACACCAGTGTCACAGCAGCAGTGgacagtgttggtgtgtggaTCGCTACGGTAACGAGGTGGCAGGCTCACGGACCCATGGTGTAGCAGACTGTG GCGTAGTGTTGGAATCATCTGGAGATCAGAGCAGCGGAGACTCTCATTTTTCTGACGACGATGATGAAGATTTTTCTTTTGTCCTAAATGATCAGCCCCAAGTAGAcgatgaagatgatgaagatgactatgagggagaggagggctACCTGTCATAG